From Acidobacteriota bacterium, a single genomic window includes:
- the lpxI gene encoding UDP-2,3-diacylglucosamine diphosphatase LpxI (LpxI, functionally equivalent to LpxH, replaces it in LPS biosynthesis in a minority of bacteria.): protein MNFGLIAGNGRFPFLVAEGARRAGASLAVVAIREETDKSIEDVADKVLWVGIGQLGKMIGFFKNEGVSKVMMAGQVKHVQLFSGALPDLRMIRMLWNLPQRNTDALIGGVAGEMAREGIELIDSTYFIQDQLASEGVLTRRKPNDVERGNIEYGLRIANEIARLDLGQTIVVRAKACVAVEAMEGTDAVIRRAGELAKGKLTVIKVAKPNQDMRFDVPVVGVPTVRAMIEAGATCLCVTPNKTLIFDRDEMLRLADSHKICVIGSVQSR from the coding sequence ATGAACTTCGGACTCATCGCCGGAAACGGACGCTTTCCATTTCTCGTCGCCGAAGGTGCGCGGCGGGCGGGCGCGTCGCTGGCGGTCGTCGCGATCCGTGAAGAGACCGACAAGAGCATCGAAGACGTTGCCGACAAAGTCCTCTGGGTCGGAATCGGCCAACTTGGCAAGATGATCGGGTTCTTCAAGAACGAGGGCGTCTCAAAAGTGATGATGGCCGGACAGGTAAAACACGTCCAGCTCTTTTCCGGAGCGCTACCCGATCTGCGAATGATCCGTATGTTATGGAACTTGCCGCAGCGAAACACCGACGCGCTTATCGGCGGAGTCGCCGGCGAGATGGCGCGCGAGGGGATCGAACTCATCGATTCGACATATTTCATTCAGGACCAACTTGCATCTGAAGGCGTGCTCACGCGCCGGAAGCCAAACGACGTCGAGCGCGGAAACATCGAATACGGACTTCGCATCGCCAATGAGATCGCGCGGCTCGATCTCGGCCAGACGATCGTCGTTCGCGCGAAGGCGTGCGTCGCGGTCGAAGCGATGGAAGGGACCGACGCCGTCATCCGCCGGGCCGGCGAGCTCGCGAAAGGAAAGCTGACCGTGATCAAAGTCGCGAAGCCGAATCAGGATATGCGTTTCGACGTTCCGGTCGTCGGAGTTCCGACCGTCCGGGCGATGATCGAGGCCGGCGCGACCTGTCTCTGCGTGACGCCCAACAAGACGTTGATCTTCGATCGCGACGAGATGCTCAGGCTCGCCGACTCACATAAGATCTGCGTCATCGGCAGCGTTCAGTCGCGATGA
- a CDS encoding retroviral-like aspartic protease family protein, with protein MGTFKIRCKIENVSNRTQSAVIPQMLVDTGSEYTWVSSSTLEKLKVQREKKDVAFVMANGRTVTRSIGFATIRNDKFFTVDEVVFAEKGDLLLLGARTLKGLSLTVDPRQKKLVASGPIPAA; from the coding sequence ATGGGCACCTTCAAAATACGCTGCAAGATCGAGAACGTCTCAAACCGCACGCAATCGGCGGTGATTCCCCAGATGCTGGTTGATACAGGCAGCGAATATACTTGGGTCTCGTCATCAACACTCGAAAAACTCAAAGTTCAACGCGAGAAAAAGGACGTCGCGTTTGTGATGGCGAACGGTCGGACGGTAACGCGGAGCATTGGCTTTGCGACAATCAGAAATGACAAGTTCTTTACCGTCGATGAGGTCGTGTTCGCAGAAAAAGGCGATTTGCTCCTGTTGGGCGCCCGTACGCTCAAAGGTCTCAGTTTGACGGTCGATCCGCGTCAGAAGAAACTCGTTGCATCCGGTCCGATCCCTGCCGCGTGA
- a CDS encoding DEAD/DEAH box helicase, translated as MSFKNLGLHASLLASCESLGYVEPTPIQIQAIPLALNNEDIIACAETGTGKTAAFMLPILQKLIESKQKGTSVLILAPTRELANQIEQACIDLAPKHIRCACLIGGAGYRKQENALRRGAEIVVATPGRLIDFMERREVSFSNLTTLVLDEADRMLDMGFLPTIKGIIKTLPVKRQTIFLSATMSTEIEKIAYSMMIEPKFIEISRRGKVTDLVEQTVYPVAAHSKMVLLLDLLEREKFERVLVFTRTKRGADRLAHVLEKRAHKSNRIHGDRSQSQREAALESFRNGHTRVLVATDVAARGIDIDSVSHVINYDIPEVPEDYVHRIGRTGRAGKKGRAITLVATGEEHAMNAIERLTGQKLERVLLPDFGGQILAPVIQASRPAKQRSFRSFRPRRGR; from the coding sequence ATGAGTTTTAAGAATCTCGGCTTGCACGCCTCGCTTTTGGCGAGTTGCGAGTCGCTCGGCTATGTTGAGCCGACACCCATCCAAATTCAGGCAATTCCGCTCGCACTGAACAACGAAGACATTATCGCCTGTGCGGAAACAGGCACCGGAAAGACGGCGGCGTTTATGCTTCCGATCCTCCAGAAATTGATCGAAAGCAAGCAAAAGGGAACATCTGTTCTTATTCTTGCTCCGACACGCGAACTGGCAAATCAGATCGAACAGGCCTGTATCGATCTCGCTCCGAAACATATTCGTTGCGCGTGCCTCATCGGCGGCGCCGGTTACCGTAAACAGGAGAACGCTCTGCGCCGTGGCGCCGAGATCGTGGTCGCGACTCCGGGACGACTGATCGACTTTATGGAACGCCGCGAGGTCAGTTTTTCGAATCTGACGACGCTCGTTCTTGACGAAGCCGACCGGATGCTCGATATGGGATTCCTTCCGACGATCAAAGGGATCATAAAGACCTTGCCGGTCAAGCGTCAGACTATTTTCTTATCGGCGACGATGTCGACCGAGATCGAAAAGATCGCCTACTCGATGATGATCGAACCGAAATTCATCGAGATCAGTCGGCGCGGCAAGGTCACGGACCTCGTCGAACAGACCGTTTATCCGGTTGCGGCGCATTCGAAAATGGTCCTGCTGCTCGATCTTCTCGAACGTGAAAAGTTTGAGCGTGTGTTAGTATTTACAAGGACGAAACGCGGGGCCGACAGGCTCGCCCACGTGCTTGAGAAGCGTGCGCACAAGTCGAACCGAATTCACGGAGACCGTTCGCAGTCGCAGCGTGAAGCAGCGCTCGAGAGTTTTCGAAACGGCCATACGCGGGTTTTGGTCGCGACCGACGTCGCGGCGCGCGGAATCGACATTGATTCAGTTTCGCACGTCATTAACTACGACATTCCCGAGGTGCCGGAGGATTACGTCCATCGCATCGGGCGAACCGGACGAGCCGGAAAGAAAGGACGCGCGATCACGCTGGTCGCGACCGGCGAGGAGCACGCGATGAACGCCATCGAGCGTCTCACGGGTCAAAAGTTGGAACGGGTCTTGCTTCCGGATTTCGGAGGACAGATCCTGGCACCGGTGATTCAGGCGAGTCGACCGGCGAAACAACGCAGTTTTCGTTCGTTTCGTCCGCGTCGCGGTCGATAA
- the guaA gene encoding glutamine-hydrolyzing GMP synthase yields the protein MQHELILILDFGSQYTQLIARRVREQGVYCEIVPFFYPLEKIVERAPRGVILSGGPNSVYEDDAPSVAADFYGSLDVPILGICYGMQLLAKDLAGAVSPSDKREYGHARMRVIDFSSALFKGLPDEIDVWMSHGDHVTALPEGFRQTATTGNVVTAIENDARRIFAVQFHPEVAHTPLGKDLLRNFLFGICGCRGDWTSKQFIREEIEKIRTTVGDAENVICGLSGGVDSTVAAVLVHEAIGARQTCIFVNNGLLRADEFETTLKLYKDKLHLNVVGVDASEDFYGVLKDVVDPELKRKAIGAKFIDVFDAEAHKVGGAGWLVQGTLYPDVIESVSLRGTSVTIKSHHNVGGLPEKMKLKLIEPLRELFKDEVRLIGRDLGIPEEILERHPFPGPGLGVRILGDITPEKVELLQKADKIFIEELHNFRIYGDVWQAFAVLLPIQSVGVMGDFRTYERAIALRAVTSTDGMTADWARLPHDFLQKVSSRITSEIRGINRVVYDISSKPPSTIEWE from the coding sequence ATGCAACACGAACTTATTTTGATCCTCGATTTTGGATCGCAGTACACCCAGTTGATCGCGCGGCGGGTGCGCGAGCAGGGCGTTTACTGCGAGATCGTCCCGTTTTTCTATCCGCTTGAGAAGATCGTCGAACGCGCACCGCGCGGGGTGATTCTGTCGGGCGGGCCGAATTCGGTTTACGAAGATGATGCGCCGTCGGTCGCGGCCGATTTTTACGGTTCTTTGGATGTTCCGATCCTCGGCATTTGTTACGGAATGCAGCTTCTGGCGAAGGATCTGGCCGGTGCTGTCTCGCCGTCGGACAAGCGCGAGTACGGGCACGCGCGGATGCGAGTCATTGACTTTTCGAGCGCCCTTTTCAAAGGATTGCCGGACGAAATCGACGTCTGGATGAGCCACGGCGACCACGTCACGGCGCTTCCCGAAGGATTCCGGCAGACGGCGACGACCGGCAACGTCGTCACGGCGATCGAGAACGACGCACGTCGGATCTTTGCCGTTCAATTTCATCCCGAGGTCGCGCACACGCCGCTCGGAAAGGACCTTCTGCGGAATTTTCTTTTCGGGATCTGCGGTTGCCGCGGCGATTGGACGTCGAAGCAGTTCATCCGCGAGGAGATCGAGAAGATCCGGACGACAGTCGGTGACGCCGAAAACGTCATCTGCGGCCTCAGCGGCGGCGTCGACTCGACGGTCGCGGCGGTCCTTGTCCACGAAGCGATCGGCGCGCGGCAAACGTGCATTTTCGTGAACAACGGTCTGCTCCGGGCGGACGAATTCGAGACCACGCTGAAGCTTTACAAAGACAAGCTGCATTTGAATGTCGTCGGCGTCGACGCCTCCGAAGATTTCTACGGCGTTTTGAAGGACGTCGTCGATCCGGAGTTAAAACGCAAGGCGATCGGCGCGAAGTTCATCGACGTTTTCGACGCCGAAGCGCACAAGGTCGGCGGCGCCGGATGGCTCGTACAGGGAACTCTGTATCCGGACGTGATCGAATCCGTTAGCCTGCGCGGGACGAGCGTGACGATCAAATCGCACCACAACGTCGGCGGTTTGCCTGAAAAGATGAAACTCAAGCTGATCGAACCGCTCCGCGAATTGTTCAAGGACGAGGTTCGGCTGATCGGTCGCGATCTCGGCATTCCGGAAGAGATTCTCGAGCGTCATCCGTTTCCCGGTCCTGGGCTTGGCGTCAGAATCCTCGGCGACATCACGCCGGAAAAGGTCGAACTGCTGCAGAAGGCCGACAAGATCTTCATCGAAGAGCTGCATAATTTCAGGATCTACGGTGACGTCTGGCAGGCATTCGCGGTTTTGCTGCCGATCCAATCGGTCGGCGTGATGGGCGATTTTCGCACATACGAAAGGGCGATCGCCTTGCGCGCGGTGACCTCGACCGACGGTATGACGGCCGACTGGGCGCGCCTGCCGCATGATTTTCTGCAGAAGGTCTCATCACGGATCACCTCCGAGATCCGCGGCATCAACCGCGTCGTTTACGACATTTCGTCGAAGCCGCCAAGCACGATCGAGTGGGAATGA
- a CDS encoding DUF1295 domain-containing protein, with amino-acid sequence MNYFAALAIVLFVHINLWFVFSLIKKRNDVADIAWGLGFTLLAWTSYFMSGDTSIRALLVGVLVSLWGLRLAWHIHTRNSGKAEDYRYAAWRAAWGEWFYLRSYAQVFLLQGILLFVVALPVLLVNRSDDKTFGFLDFAGALVWLFGFLFEAVGDSQLAKFIGDPANKGKLMRSGLWRYTRHPNYFGEVVQWWGIWLIALSVPNGLISVIGPLTITILILKVSGIPMLERKMEENPEFAEYKLGTSAFFPLPPRRIGNEITAKTNRS; translated from the coding sequence ATGAACTACTTTGCAGCCCTCGCAATTGTCCTATTCGTACACATCAACCTTTGGTTCGTTTTTTCTCTCATCAAAAAAAGAAATGACGTCGCTGATATTGCTTGGGGACTTGGTTTTACGCTGCTTGCCTGGACATCTTATTTTATGTCGGGTGACACCAGCATACGAGCGTTACTTGTAGGAGTATTGGTAAGTTTGTGGGGGCTGCGCTTGGCATGGCATATTCACACGCGCAATTCCGGCAAGGCAGAGGATTACCGTTATGCGGCTTGGCGCGCGGCGTGGGGCGAATGGTTCTATCTGCGTTCATATGCGCAGGTCTTTTTGTTGCAGGGCATTCTGCTGTTTGTCGTGGCCCTGCCGGTTTTGCTGGTGAATCGGAGCGATGACAAAACTTTCGGCTTTTTAGACTTTGCAGGGGCCTTGGTGTGGCTCTTTGGTTTTCTCTTTGAGGCCGTTGGCGACTCACAACTCGCGAAATTTATCGGCGACCCGGCCAACAAAGGCAAACTGATGCGAAGCGGGCTATGGCGTTACACTCGCCACCCAAATTATTTTGGCGAAGTGGTGCAGTGGTGGGGAATCTGGCTCATCGCGCTTTCGGTTCCGAACGGCTTGATCTCAGTTATCGGCCCTCTAACCATCACTATTTTGATTCTCAAAGTTTCCGGTATCCCGATGCTCGAAAGAAAGATGGAGGAAAATCCCGAGTTTGCCGAATATAAACTGGGAACCAGTGCGTTTTTTCCCTTACCTCCAAGAAGAATTGGGAATGAGATAACAGCGAAAACGAATCGAAGCTAA
- a CDS encoding DUF2177 family protein has translation MFIKLYLIALPVFFAIDMIWLGLVARNFYRVQIGFLMKNDINWTAAIIFYLLFIAGLVLFVIMPAHEKGSWVYALLYGAVFGFITYATYDLTNLATIKDWPLTVTMVDLAWGAVLAGSVSTITYFIASKVGI, from the coding sequence ATGTTTATTAAACTTTATTTAATCGCTCTACCGGTTTTCTTCGCAATAGATATGATTTGGCTCGGCCTGGTGGCGAGGAATTTTTATCGTGTTCAAATCGGTTTCTTGATGAAGAATGACATTAACTGGACGGCCGCGATCATCTTCTACCTACTGTTCATCGCGGGTCTGGTGCTCTTCGTCATTATGCCGGCTCACGAAAAAGGTTCTTGGGTATATGCGTTGCTGTATGGAGCAGTATTTGGATTTATTACCTATGCCACTTATGACCTGACAAACCTTGCAACGATCAAAGATTGGCCGCTCACGGTAACGATGGTCGATCTGGCTTGGGGCGCGGTGCTTGCGGGATCGGTCTCGACGATTACTTACTTTATCGCGAGCAAGGTCGGAATATGA
- a CDS encoding tryptophanase encodes MKTIIEPFRIKVVEPLKLTTRDQRLKLIKDADLNPFRLDAKSVLIDLLTDSGTSAMSIYQWAGIMRGDESYAGSTSFDSFQKSVHRLFGHQFVIPTHQGRAAERLLCDAVLSEGDIVPGNTHFDTTRANIENSGAEALDIPVAEARDPQNLHPFKGNIDLALLAECLEKNPDKVPFVLITITNNSAGGHPVSLENIKAARKICDQYKVPLFLDAARFAENAWFIKIREEGQGHRSATEIAKEVFSYSDGALMSMKKDAFGNIGGVLSVNSADWAAKIRTNLIMTEGFPTYGGLAGRDLEALAIGLEEVLEEDYLEYRIRSTAYVGEHLAQTGVPVVQPFGGHAIYLDGRRFCDHLSNESLPGWALSVALYEELGVRACEIGNVMFGHRDAKTGGWVWPDLDLVRLAIPRRVYTQSHMDYVIEGIKELYEKRQSIRGLRFTERPEVLPHFSARFEFL; translated from the coding sequence ATGAAGACGATCATTGAACCATTCAGGATCAAGGTAGTGGAACCATTGAAGTTGACGACCCGCGATCAGCGACTGAAATTGATCAAGGACGCTGACCTGAACCCTTTTCGCCTCGATGCCAAGTCCGTTCTGATAGATCTGCTGACGGATTCGGGAACTTCGGCGATGAGTATTTACCAATGGGCCGGCATTATGCGCGGCGATGAAAGCTACGCCGGTTCGACGAGTTTTGACTCGTTTCAAAAGTCCGTTCATAGATTGTTCGGCCATCAGTTCGTCATCCCGACTCACCAGGGCCGCGCCGCCGAGAGATTGCTTTGCGACGCCGTGCTGAGCGAAGGCGACATTGTGCCCGGAAACACGCATTTTGATACGACGCGTGCCAACATTGAGAATTCGGGCGCTGAGGCGCTCGATATTCCGGTAGCCGAGGCGAGAGATCCGCAGAACCTGCATCCGTTCAAAGGCAATATTGATCTGGCCTTGCTTGCAGAATGCCTCGAGAAAAATCCGGATAAAGTGCCTTTTGTTCTGATCACGATCACGAATAATTCAGCCGGAGGCCATCCGGTCAGTTTGGAAAATATCAAGGCGGCGAGGAAGATCTGCGACCAATATAAAGTCCCGCTGTTTCTCGACGCGGCTCGGTTTGCGGAGAATGCTTGGTTTATCAAGATTCGTGAAGAAGGTCAGGGCCACCGGTCGGCCACCGAGATCGCCAAGGAGGTCTTTTCGTATTCCGACGGCGCTTTGATGAGTATGAAAAAAGACGCGTTCGGCAATATCGGCGGCGTGCTTTCCGTGAATTCGGCGGATTGGGCGGCGAAGATCCGGACCAATTTGATTATGACCGAGGGCTTTCCAACTTACGGAGGTCTTGCCGGAAGGGACCTCGAAGCCCTTGCGATCGGTCTCGAAGAGGTTCTGGAAGAAGACTATCTGGAATATCGAATCAGATCGACCGCCTATGTCGGCGAGCATCTTGCGCAGACGGGCGTACCGGTTGTTCAGCCATTCGGAGGGCACGCCATCTACCTCGATGGCCGGCGTTTTTGCGATCACCTGTCAAATGAATCGCTGCCGGGTTGGGCGTTGTCAGTTGCTCTATATGAAGAACTTGGAGTTCGTGCATGCGAGATCGGGAATGTTATGTTCGGGCATAGAGATGCCAAAACCGGAGGCTGGGTGTGGCCCGATCTGGACCTGGTCCGGCTCGCGATCCCGAGGCGCGTCTATACCCAAAGCCATATGGATTACGTTATTGAAGGAATCAAGGAACTCTATGAAAAACGACAATCGATCCGAGGGTTGCGTTTCACGGAACGCCCGGAAGTGTTGCCTCATTTTTCGGCTCGATTCGAATTTCTTTAG
- a CDS encoding DNA-binding protein has product MEAAMREMNAYNARIASKLDEVAEILGLQGANQFRIGAYLRAADMIRKLDRPLDEIVEERGLAGLDDLPGIGQTLAGLLFQIVKTGRLPMLDRLRGSVDPLLTLSSVPGVGRKFAKLLHEELGIDSLQELELAAYDGRLARIRGFGAKRIAGVRDSLAARLGRVPKGHGDSGSDEPPISEILDVDREYREKADAGTLHKIAPQRFNPGQKAWLPVLHTVRRGHHYTVLFSNTARAHELGKTDDWVVVYYDTDHAQRQFTVVDATRGEFAGKRIVRGRETECLDYYAGPTGVDRPPDRIETTD; this is encoded by the coding sequence ATGGAAGCCGCGATGCGCGAAATGAACGCCTACAACGCGAGGATAGCGTCCAAGTTGGATGAAGTCGCCGAAATACTTGGGCTTCAGGGAGCGAATCAGTTTCGGATCGGCGCATATCTGCGCGCCGCCGATATGATCCGAAAACTCGACCGGCCGCTTGACGAGATCGTCGAAGAGCGGGGACTAGCGGGCCTCGACGACTTGCCCGGGATCGGACAAACGCTGGCGGGATTGCTTTTCCAGATCGTCAAAACAGGCCGGCTTCCGATGCTCGACCGACTTCGCGGTTCGGTCGATCCGTTGCTGACGCTTTCATCCGTACCGGGCGTCGGACGCAAGTTCGCGAAGTTGCTGCACGAGGAACTTGGCATTGACTCGCTTCAAGAACTCGAATTGGCAGCTTACGACGGACGCCTGGCGCGGATCAGGGGATTCGGCGCGAAACGCATCGCCGGCGTCCGGGACTCGCTTGCCGCGAGGCTAGGACGTGTTCCGAAAGGCCACGGAGACTCCGGTTCGGACGAACCTCCGATCTCCGAGATTCTCGACGTCGATCGCGAATACCGCGAAAAGGCCGATGCCGGCACGCTCCACAAGATCGCGCCTCAGCGTTTCAATCCCGGGCAGAAAGCGTGGCTGCCCGTGCTTCATACCGTTCGGAGAGGCCATCATTATACTGTGCTTTTCTCGAACACCGCTCGGGCGCACGAGCTCGGAAAAACCGACGATTGGGTCGTGGTCTACTACGATACCGATCACGCGCAGCGCCAATTCACGGTCGTCGACGCGACGCGCGGCGAGTTTGCAGGCAAACGGATCGTGCGCGGACGCGAGACCGAATGTCTCGATTACTATGCGGGCCCGACCGGCGTCGATCGTCCTCCGGATCGTATCGAGACGACGGATTGA
- a CDS encoding phosphoribosyltransferase, translated as MFRTFENREEAGADLAERLSEFAGRTDAIVLGLPRGGVPVAFEVATRLRLPLDVFVVRKLGVPWQPELAFGAIATGGTRVLNDGIVRSCQISEEQIEAVTAFEREEIVRREADYRGLRPPPRLKGKAVILVDDGLATGATMRAAVQAVRAKHPARIVVGVPVGAAETCRELDEMSDVKCVCSATPEPFYGVGMWYRDFSQTTDDEVLDLLARAEAIGQNGQATVAR; from the coding sequence ATGTTCCGAACATTTGAAAACCGTGAAGAGGCCGGCGCGGATTTGGCCGAGAGGCTATCGGAGTTTGCGGGCCGCACTGACGCGATCGTACTGGGACTGCCGCGCGGCGGCGTTCCGGTCGCGTTCGAGGTGGCGACTAGACTCCGCCTGCCGCTCGACGTTTTCGTCGTTCGCAAACTCGGCGTTCCGTGGCAGCCCGAACTCGCGTTCGGCGCGATCGCGACCGGCGGCACACGAGTTCTGAACGACGGCATCGTCCGCTCCTGCCAAATCAGCGAAGAACAGATCGAAGCCGTCACAGCGTTCGAACGCGAAGAGATTGTCCGCCGTGAAGCCGATTATCGTGGACTGCGTCCGCCGCCGAGGTTGAAAGGAAAGGCCGTTATTTTGGTCGACGACGGACTCGCAACGGGCGCGACAATGCGGGCGGCCGTCCAGGCTGTCCGCGCGAAGCACCCGGCACGAATCGTTGTCGGAGTTCCGGTGGGCGCCGCCGAGACCTGTCGAGAACTCGACGAGATGTCCGACGTGAAGTGCGTTTGCTCGGCGACGCCCGAGCCCTTTTACGGCGTCGGTATGTGGTATCGCGATTTTTCGCAGACGACCGACGACGAGGTCCTCGATCTGCTGGCGCGAGCCGAAGCGATCGGGCAAAACGGCCAAGCGACTGTTGCGAGGTGA
- a CDS encoding erythromycin esterase family protein yields MAFGYELELIDDVVRGERFELRAGEVSDYDPLLDAIGDRRFVLIGEASHGTHEFYRERAQITKRLIEEKGFDAVAVEADFPDAYRVNRYVRGDGADTDAVGSLGGFKRFPAWMWRNADVLDFIGWLRIHNDDLDKGSAKVGFYGLDLYSLHSSIEAVLSYLDRVDQEAAKTARSRYACFDHFGEDTQAYGYATAFGIAESCEREVVSQLIDLNRRAADLARRDGRVARDDYFFAAQNARLVKNAEQYYRTMYRSDVSSWNLRDRHMSETLAELDHFISNENKRPARIVVWEHNSHLGDARATEMGRRGEWNVGQLTRERYGNACYLVGFTTYTGTVTATSNWDEPAQRKLVRPALSGSVEEMFHRVGANRFLLIPRIGTRSYEALGNDLLERAIGVIYRPETERQSHYFAARVSAQFDAVIHIDETRAVEPLERTVAFDPSEAPETFPTGF; encoded by the coding sequence ATGGCGTTCGGATACGAACTTGAACTGATCGATGACGTGGTCCGAGGCGAGAGGTTCGAACTGCGCGCCGGCGAGGTGAGCGACTATGATCCGTTGCTTGATGCAATCGGCGACCGGCGTTTCGTCCTGATCGGCGAGGCTTCCCACGGCACACACGAGTTCTATCGCGAACGCGCGCAGATCACAAAACGGCTGATCGAGGAAAAAGGTTTCGATGCGGTTGCCGTCGAGGCGGACTTCCCTGACGCATATCGCGTCAATCGATACGTCCGCGGCGACGGTGCCGACACCGACGCCGTCGGGTCTCTCGGCGGATTCAAACGCTTTCCCGCCTGGATGTGGCGAAATGCCGATGTCCTCGACTTCATCGGCTGGCTTCGAATTCATAACGACGATCTCGACAAAGGCTCTGCAAAGGTCGGATTCTATGGTCTTGATCTCTACAGCCTTCATTCATCGATCGAGGCCGTGCTCAGCTACCTCGACAGGGTCGATCAGGAAGCCGCGAAAACAGCGCGCTCGCGCTACGCCTGTTTTGACCATTTCGGCGAGGACACCCAAGCATACGGTTACGCGACGGCGTTCGGGATCGCGGAATCCTGCGAGCGCGAGGTGGTGTCGCAGCTCATCGACCTCAACCGGCGTGCCGCCGACCTCGCCCGGCGCGACGGCCGCGTCGCCCGCGACGATTACTTTTTTGCCGCGCAGAACGCCCGGCTGGTGAAAAACGCCGAACAGTATTACCGGACGATGTACCGCAGCGACGTCTCTTCCTGGAATCTCCGTGACCGGCATATGTCCGAAACGCTCGCCGAACTCGATCATTTCATTTCAAACGAAAACAAGCGCCCGGCGCGGATCGTCGTTTGGGAGCATAACTCTCATCTCGGCGACGCGCGGGCGACCGAAATGGGACGCCGCGGCGAATGGAACGTCGGCCAACTGACGCGCGAACGCTATGGAAACGCTTGTTACCTGGTCGGATTCACGACTTACACGGGGACGGTCACGGCCACGTCGAACTGGGACGAACCGGCCCAGCGGAAACTGGTCCGACCGGCTCTCAGCGGAAGCGTCGAGGAGATGTTCCATCGCGTCGGTGCCAATAGATTCTTGCTGATCCCGCGCATCGGCACGAGATCGTATGAAGCGCTCGGGAACGACCTTTTGGAGCGCGCGATCGGCGTCATCTACCGCCCCGAAACCGAACGGCAGAGCCATTACTTCGCGGCGCGGGTTTCGGCGCAGTTCGACGCGGTCATACATATTGATGAAACGCGGGCGGTCGAGCCGCTCGAACGCACCGTCGCGTTCGACCCGAGCGAGGCACCCGAGACGTTTCCGACCGGATTTTGA
- a CDS encoding dienelactone hydrolase family protein, whose protein sequence is MENEVTTVREVRIPSGNVVLEGDLAIPPEAKGIVVFAHGSGSSRKSVRNRYVAEIIQKAGIATLLFDLLTRDEEIAEMYTRHLRFDIGLLAGRLLDAVDWLKTLAETKDLRIGLFGASTGGAAALVAAARATDAIGAVVSRGGRPDLAGDSLAKVRAPVLLIVGGNDGIVIGLNESAASQLNCEPELKIVPGATHLFEEPGTLEEVARLAAEFFREKIG, encoded by the coding sequence ATGGAAAATGAAGTGACAACCGTCCGCGAGGTCCGGATACCGTCGGGCAATGTCGTTTTGGAAGGCGATCTCGCGATACCGCCGGAGGCAAAGGGAATTGTCGTCTTCGCCCACGGTTCGGGCAGCAGCCGGAAGAGCGTCCGAAACCGTTATGTTGCCGAGATCATTCAAAAAGCGGGAATTGCGACGCTCCTTTTCGATCTGCTTACACGTGACGAGGAAATCGCCGAAATGTACACGCGCCACCTTAGGTTCGACATCGGGCTATTGGCCGGGAGATTGCTCGATGCGGTCGACTGGTTGAAGACGTTGGCGGAAACGAAAGACCTCAGAATCGGCCTCTTCGGAGCGAGCACCGGCGGCGCGGCAGCCCTCGTCGCGGCGGCCCGGGCGACGGACGCGATCGGGGCCGTGGTCTCGCGCGGCGGCCGGCCTGACCTTGCCGGCGACAGCCTCGCAAAAGTTCGCGCACCGGTCCTGCTGATCGTCGGCGGCAACGACGGCATCGTCATCGGCCTCAACGAATCGGCAGCGTCCCAACTGAACTGCGAACCCGAGCTGAAGATCGTTCCCGGCGCGACGCACCTTTTCGAAGAGCCCGGAACGCTCGAAGAGGTGGCACGGCTAGCGGCGGAATTCTTCCGTGAAAAGATCGGGTAA